A single window of Channa argus isolate prfri chromosome 10, Channa argus male v1.0, whole genome shotgun sequence DNA harbors:
- the LOC137133762 gene encoding dual specificity protein kinase CLK4-like isoform X1 has protein sequence MRHSKRMRSPGGWLDEYSWEERMECHKRKKRDSHSSERENKSRRTHRHPKTFEGHYLENHSLNQRLDSRERRTRDHSLDMTCEDDSRDGICKDVDRDWHHYSKSSGRSGRSHRSSRRHRDRRHRRSPSRQRSSLRRSHQRRSRKRSRSVKDDDEGHLIYHSGDMLRARYEIVCTLGEGAFGKVVECIDHANDGARVALKIIKNIDRYREAAMSEVQVLEQLNSLDSARRYACVRILDWFDYHGHICIAFELLGLSTYDFLKENNFQPFPVEHIRHMAYQIIRAVRFLHKNKLTHTDLKPENILFIDSDYDLEYNPEMKRDERTLRNPDVKIVDFGNATYEHEHHTSVVSTRHYRAPEVILDLGWDHSCDVWSVGCILIEYYLGTTLFQTHDSKEHLAMMERVLGPIPTDLLQKTKKQRYVHRSRLDWDVHSSAGRYVRKHCKPLKHYMLSKSEDHMQLFDLIEKMMEYDPAKRLSLEQALRHPFFSCFYKRSSSKSSSSSSRSNSNKKD, from the exons ATGCGCCATTCAAAGCGAATGCGCTCCCCAGGTGGCTGGCTTGATGAGTACAGCTGGGAAGAGAGAATGGAGTGTCATAAGCGAAAGAAACGTGATTCACATAGCAGCGAAAGAGAAAATAAGTCCAGAAGAACCCACCGACATCCTAAGACATTTGAAGG GCACTATCTTGAGAACCACAGTTTGAACCAAAGGCTGGACTCACGCGAAAGACGCACTCGGGACCACAGCCTGGACATGACGTGCGAGGATGACAGTCGTGATGGCATCTGCAAGGACGTGGACCGTGACTGGCATCATTATAGCAAGTCATCGGGACGCAGTGGTCGCAGCCACCGAAGCAGCCGCAGGCACAGAGACCGCAGGCACAGACGCAGCCCTTCTCGGCAAAGGTCCTCCTTG AGGAGGAGCCATCAGCGCAGGAGCAGGAAAAGATCCAGGAGTGTTAAGGATGATGACGAGGGTCACCTCATCTATCACAGTGGAGACATGCTGAGAGCGAGAT atGAGATTGTGTGTACTCTAGGAGAGGGTGCCTTTGGGAAGGTTGTCGAATGCATTGATCACGCTAA TGATGGAGCTCGAGTTGCTCTGAAGATCATAAAAAACATAGATCGATACCGTGAGGCAGCTATGTCTGAGGTACAGGTGCTTGAACAGTTGAATTCCCTCGACTCAGCCAGACGATA TGCTTGTGTCCGCATACTAGACTGGTTTGACTATCATGGCCACATTTGTATTGCCTTTGAGTTGCTTGGCCTCAGCACCTATGATTTCCTCAAAGAGAACAACTTCCAGCCTTTCCCCGTAGAACACATTAGGCACATGGCATATCAGATCATCAGAGCTGTGAGAT TTCTGCATAAGAACAAGTTGACTCACACAGATCTGAAGCCTGAAAACATTCTCTTCATTGATTCAGATTATGATTTGGAGTACAATCCTGAAATG AAACGAGATGAACGAACATTGAGAAACCCAGATGTGAAAATCGTGGACTTTGGTAATGCGACATATGAGCACGAGCACCACACCTCAGTGGTGTCGACACGCCATTACCGTGCTCCTGAAGTGATTTTAG ATCTGGGCTGGGACCATTCATGTGATGTCTGGAGCGTAGGCTGTATACTGATAGAGTACTACCTTGGCACAACTCTCTTCCAG accCATGACAGTAAAGAGCATCTTGCTATGATGGAGAGAGTCCTAGGCCCCATCCCTACAGACCTcctgcagaaaacaaa GAAACAGCGGTATGTTCACCGTTCCAGACTGGACTGGGATGTACACAGCTCTGCAGGGAGATATGTCAGGAAGCATTGCAAACCCCTCAAG CATTACATGCTGTCAAAGAGCGAAGACCACATGCAGCTATTCGACCTGATAGAGAAGATGATGGAGTATGACCCAGCTAAGCGCCTCAGTCTGGAACAGGCGCTCCGACACCCGTTCTTCTCCTGCTTCTacaagaggagcagcagcaaaagcagcagcagcagcagtagaagcaacagcaacaaaaaagacTGA
- the LOC137133762 gene encoding dual specificity protein kinase CLK4-like isoform X2 translates to MSEVQVLEQLNSLDSARRYACVRILDWFDYHGHICIAFELLGLSTYDFLKENNFQPFPVEHIRHMAYQIIRAVRFLHKNKLTHTDLKPENILFIDSDYDLEYNPEMKRDERTLRNPDVKIVDFGNATYEHEHHTSVVSTRHYRAPEVILDLGWDHSCDVWSVGCILIEYYLGTTLFQTHDSKEHLAMMERVLGPIPTDLLQKTKKQRYVHRSRLDWDVHSSAGRYVRKHCKPLKHYMLSKSEDHMQLFDLIEKMMEYDPAKRLSLEQALRHPFFSCFYKRSSSKSSSSSSRSNSNKKD, encoded by the exons ATGTCTGAGGTACAGGTGCTTGAACAGTTGAATTCCCTCGACTCAGCCAGACGATA TGCTTGTGTCCGCATACTAGACTGGTTTGACTATCATGGCCACATTTGTATTGCCTTTGAGTTGCTTGGCCTCAGCACCTATGATTTCCTCAAAGAGAACAACTTCCAGCCTTTCCCCGTAGAACACATTAGGCACATGGCATATCAGATCATCAGAGCTGTGAGAT TTCTGCATAAGAACAAGTTGACTCACACAGATCTGAAGCCTGAAAACATTCTCTTCATTGATTCAGATTATGATTTGGAGTACAATCCTGAAATG AAACGAGATGAACGAACATTGAGAAACCCAGATGTGAAAATCGTGGACTTTGGTAATGCGACATATGAGCACGAGCACCACACCTCAGTGGTGTCGACACGCCATTACCGTGCTCCTGAAGTGATTTTAG ATCTGGGCTGGGACCATTCATGTGATGTCTGGAGCGTAGGCTGTATACTGATAGAGTACTACCTTGGCACAACTCTCTTCCAG accCATGACAGTAAAGAGCATCTTGCTATGATGGAGAGAGTCCTAGGCCCCATCCCTACAGACCTcctgcagaaaacaaa GAAACAGCGGTATGTTCACCGTTCCAGACTGGACTGGGATGTACACAGCTCTGCAGGGAGATATGTCAGGAAGCATTGCAAACCCCTCAAG CATTACATGCTGTCAAAGAGCGAAGACCACATGCAGCTATTCGACCTGATAGAGAAGATGATGGAGTATGACCCAGCTAAGCGCCTCAGTCTGGAACAGGCGCTCCGACACCCGTTCTTCTCCTGCTTCTacaagaggagcagcagcaaaagcagcagcagcagcagtagaagcaacagcaacaaaaaagacTGA
- the tmem126a gene encoding transmembrane protein 126A, whose amino-acid sequence MSENAQKQSVSGNALTRTVIAEMLTKNFGKLPDLDQKLFTYGPLYLGGNAGFAGLISNSLYRRALNVSQAPITSSLPMAVLPFITTLSLYNAAVSSPLLSGDLNCPTCAVIRGALIGVLGGGVYPILLALPVNVGLASRYNTAPLPEKGNLLRYWVDLSRPILRKMRAVVLLQAIFGTYLSSRHFETYTKLAQITFGPDAEDLKD is encoded by the coding sequence ATGTCGGAAAATGCCCAGAAGCAGAGCGTCTCTGGAAACGCGCTCACAAGAACAGTAATTGCTGAAATGTTGACGAAGAATTTCGGAAAACTGCCTGACCTAGATCAGAAACTCTTCACTTACGGACCTCTTTATCTGGGGGGAAACGCTGGCTTTGCAGGACTGATATCCAACAGCTTGTATCGCAGAGCTCTGAATGTCAGCCAGGCGCCCATCACCTCCAGCCTGCCGATGGCCGTGCTGCCGTTTATTACAACACTTTCCCTATACAACGCAGCGGTGTCCAGCCCTCTGTTGTCCGGTGACCTCAACTGCCCTACCTGTGCCGTGATACGGGGTGCACTTATTGGTGTGTTAGGTGGCGGTGTCTACCCCATCCTTCTGGCCTTACCCGTGAATGTTGGCCTTGCATCCAGGTACAACACCGCACCGCTGCCAGAGAAAGGCAATCTGCTTCGATACTGGGTGGACCTCTCCAGACCGATCTTGAGGAAAATGAGGGCAGTGGTATTGCTGCAGGCCATCTTTGGCACTTACCTGAGCTCCAGGCACTTTGAAACGTACACCAAACTGGCCCAGATAACATTTGGACCCGATGCAGAGGACCTCAAAGACTAA
- the LOC137133761 gene encoding ras-GEF domain-containing family member 1C-like isoform X3 yields MPQTVCSGTMFTTPSGFSPHLACAEPGEEEEPLQEGSGPGACLADGPPITSASLDTLIQNLVPTADYYPEKAYVFTFLLSARLFIPPPELLARVCELCIKQQQLDQSPLDTAKVRKFGPKILQLLTEWTETFPTDFRDEKMVEHLKDIIHKIASCDEAYWKTLNQVLQKLNQRLALMSQGEENIVKVSLNASSISDKLVAFKTKPPPIQKDMISICSDPYTLAQQLTHVELEHLSRIGPEEFVQAFVQKDTLDGTQQPCFSDQKKKTSNLEAYVRWFNRLCYLVATEICMPAKKKQRAQVIEFFIDVARECFNIGNFNSLMAIISGMNMSPVSRLKKTWGKAKTAKFYILEHQMDPTGNFYNYRTALRGAAHRSQTANSNRERIVIPFFSLLIKDIYFLNEGCANRLPNGHVNFEKFVELARQVGEFMTWKQVECPFEEDRVILHYLHTAPIFSEDGLYLASYESESPENQVEKDRWKALRSNVLAKT; encoded by the exons ATGCCACAGACTGTGTGCTCAGGCACCATGTTCACCACTCCCAGTGGCTTCAGCCCTCATCTGGCCTGTGCTGAGCctggggaggaagaggagcccCTGCAGGAAGGCTCGGGGCCCGGGGCTTGTTTGGCCGATGGGCCCCCAATTACCTCCGCCTCCTTGGATACCCTTATCCAGAACCTAGtgcccactgctgattactACCCTGAG AAAGCCTATGTGTTTACCTTCTTGCTGAGTGCACGTCTGTTCATCCCTCCTCCGGAGCTGCTGGCCAGGGTGTGTGAGCTGTgcatcaaacagcagcagctggatcAGAGCCCACTTGATACG GCAAAAGTGCGCAAATTTGGTCCCAAGATCCTGCAGCTGTTGACAGAGTGGACAGAGACATTTCCGACTGACTTCAGGGATGAGAAAATGGTCGAGCACCTTAAAGACATCATCCACAAGATAGCTTCATGTGATGAG GCATACTGGAAAACTTTAAACCAGGTGCTACAGAAGCTAAACCAGAGGCTGGCGCTGATGAGTCAGGGGGAAGAAAACATCGTCAAAGTATCCCTCAACGCCTCCTCTATCTCTGACAAGCTGGTGGCCTTCAAGACCAAACCTCCACCCATTCAGAAGGACATGATTTCCATCTGCAGTGATCCATACACGTTGGCACAGCAGCTCACCCATGTGGAGCTg gaaCATTTGAGTCGTATTGGACCAGAAGAGTTTGTTCAAGCATTTGTTCAGAAAGACACGCTAGATGGAACACAG CAGCCATGCTTCAGTGACCAGAAGAAGAAAACCTCTAACCTGGAGGCTTATGTCAGGTGGTTCAACAGACTGTGTTACCTTGTAGCTACCGAGATCTGCATG CCggcaaagaaaaagcaaagagcCCAGGTAATCGAGTTCTTTATCGATGTTGCGAGGGAGTGCTTCAACATTGGAAACTTCAACTCCCTTATGGCTATCATCT CTGGTATGAACATGAGTCCTGTGTCACGACTAAAGAAGACATGGGGCAAAGCCAAGACTGCCAAGTTTTACATTCTGGAG CATCAGATGGATCCTACAGGAAATTTTTACAACTACAGGACTGCCCTGAGGGGGGCTGCCCATCGCTCTCAGACCGCCAACAGCAACAGAGAAAGG ATTGTAATTCCCTTCTTCAGTCTTCTCATcaaagatatttattttctcaatgaAGGATGTGCCAATAGGCTCCCCAATGGCCACGTCAACTTTGAG AAATTTGTGGAGCTAGCACGACAGGTTGGGGAGTTTATGACTTGGAAACAGGTAGAGTGTCCTTTTGAAGAGGATCGGGTCATTCTACACTACCTCCACACTGCCCCAATCTTCAGCGAGGATG GACTCTACCTTGCATCATATGAGAGTGAGAGTCCAGAGAATCAGGTAGAGAAGGACAGATGGAAAGCACTCAG GTCAAATGTTCTGGCGAAGACATGA
- the LOC137133761 gene encoding ras-GEF domain-containing family member 1C-like isoform X2 has product MGLQDAAAASFTSFLTQVWLRLSLPRSLGNVYNPKKTGMPQTVCSGTMFTTPSGFSPHLACAEPGEEEEPLQEGSGPGACLADGPPITSASLDTLIQNLVPTADYYPEKAYVFTFLLSARLFIPPPELLARVCELCIKQQQLDQSPLDTAKVRKFGPKILQLLTEWTETFPTDFRDEKMVEHLKDIIHKIASCDEAYWKTLNQVLQKLNQRLALMSQGEENIVKVSLNASSISDKLVAFKTKPPPIQKDMISICSDPYTLAQQLTHVELEHLSRIGPEEFVQAFVQKDTLDGTQPCFSDQKKKTSNLEAYVRWFNRLCYLVATEICMPAKKKQRAQVIEFFIDVARECFNIGNFNSLMAIISGMNMSPVSRLKKTWGKAKTAKFYILEHQMDPTGNFYNYRTALRGAAHRSQTANSNRERIVIPFFSLLIKDIYFLNEGCANRLPNGHVNFEKFVELARQVGEFMTWKQVECPFEEDRVILHYLHTAPIFSEDGLYLASYESESPENQVEKDRWKALRSNVLAKT; this is encoded by the exons ATGGGGCTACAGGATGCCGCAGCAGCTTCTTTTACCTCCTTCTTAACACAAGTCTGGCTTCGTCTTTCTTTACCCCGCTCCCTGGGAAATGTGTATAACCCCAAAAAG ACAGGAATGCCACAGACTGTGTGCTCAGGCACCATGTTCACCACTCCCAGTGGCTTCAGCCCTCATCTGGCCTGTGCTGAGCctggggaggaagaggagcccCTGCAGGAAGGCTCGGGGCCCGGGGCTTGTTTGGCCGATGGGCCCCCAATTACCTCCGCCTCCTTGGATACCCTTATCCAGAACCTAGtgcccactgctgattactACCCTGAG AAAGCCTATGTGTTTACCTTCTTGCTGAGTGCACGTCTGTTCATCCCTCCTCCGGAGCTGCTGGCCAGGGTGTGTGAGCTGTgcatcaaacagcagcagctggatcAGAGCCCACTTGATACG GCAAAAGTGCGCAAATTTGGTCCCAAGATCCTGCAGCTGTTGACAGAGTGGACAGAGACATTTCCGACTGACTTCAGGGATGAGAAAATGGTCGAGCACCTTAAAGACATCATCCACAAGATAGCTTCATGTGATGAG GCATACTGGAAAACTTTAAACCAGGTGCTACAGAAGCTAAACCAGAGGCTGGCGCTGATGAGTCAGGGGGAAGAAAACATCGTCAAAGTATCCCTCAACGCCTCCTCTATCTCTGACAAGCTGGTGGCCTTCAAGACCAAACCTCCACCCATTCAGAAGGACATGATTTCCATCTGCAGTGATCCATACACGTTGGCACAGCAGCTCACCCATGTGGAGCTg gaaCATTTGAGTCGTATTGGACCAGAAGAGTTTGTTCAAGCATTTGTTCAGAAAGACACGCTAGATGGAACACAG CCATGCTTCAGTGACCAGAAGAAGAAAACCTCTAACCTGGAGGCTTATGTCAGGTGGTTCAACAGACTGTGTTACCTTGTAGCTACCGAGATCTGCATG CCggcaaagaaaaagcaaagagcCCAGGTAATCGAGTTCTTTATCGATGTTGCGAGGGAGTGCTTCAACATTGGAAACTTCAACTCCCTTATGGCTATCATCT CTGGTATGAACATGAGTCCTGTGTCACGACTAAAGAAGACATGGGGCAAAGCCAAGACTGCCAAGTTTTACATTCTGGAG CATCAGATGGATCCTACAGGAAATTTTTACAACTACAGGACTGCCCTGAGGGGGGCTGCCCATCGCTCTCAGACCGCCAACAGCAACAGAGAAAGG ATTGTAATTCCCTTCTTCAGTCTTCTCATcaaagatatttattttctcaatgaAGGATGTGCCAATAGGCTCCCCAATGGCCACGTCAACTTTGAG AAATTTGTGGAGCTAGCACGACAGGTTGGGGAGTTTATGACTTGGAAACAGGTAGAGTGTCCTTTTGAAGAGGATCGGGTCATTCTACACTACCTCCACACTGCCCCAATCTTCAGCGAGGATG GACTCTACCTTGCATCATATGAGAGTGAGAGTCCAGAGAATCAGGTAGAGAAGGACAGATGGAAAGCACTCAG GTCAAATGTTCTGGCGAAGACATGA
- the LOC137133761 gene encoding ras-GEF domain-containing family member 1C-like isoform X1: MGLQDAAAASFTSFLTQVWLRLSLPRSLGNVYNPKKTGMPQTVCSGTMFTTPSGFSPHLACAEPGEEEEPLQEGSGPGACLADGPPITSASLDTLIQNLVPTADYYPEKAYVFTFLLSARLFIPPPELLARVCELCIKQQQLDQSPLDTAKVRKFGPKILQLLTEWTETFPTDFRDEKMVEHLKDIIHKIASCDEAYWKTLNQVLQKLNQRLALMSQGEENIVKVSLNASSISDKLVAFKTKPPPIQKDMISICSDPYTLAQQLTHVELEHLSRIGPEEFVQAFVQKDTLDGTQQPCFSDQKKKTSNLEAYVRWFNRLCYLVATEICMPAKKKQRAQVIEFFIDVARECFNIGNFNSLMAIISGMNMSPVSRLKKTWGKAKTAKFYILEHQMDPTGNFYNYRTALRGAAHRSQTANSNRERIVIPFFSLLIKDIYFLNEGCANRLPNGHVNFEKFVELARQVGEFMTWKQVECPFEEDRVILHYLHTAPIFSEDGLYLASYESESPENQVEKDRWKALRSNVLAKT, from the exons ATGGGGCTACAGGATGCCGCAGCAGCTTCTTTTACCTCCTTCTTAACACAAGTCTGGCTTCGTCTTTCTTTACCCCGCTCCCTGGGAAATGTGTATAACCCCAAAAAG ACAGGAATGCCACAGACTGTGTGCTCAGGCACCATGTTCACCACTCCCAGTGGCTTCAGCCCTCATCTGGCCTGTGCTGAGCctggggaggaagaggagcccCTGCAGGAAGGCTCGGGGCCCGGGGCTTGTTTGGCCGATGGGCCCCCAATTACCTCCGCCTCCTTGGATACCCTTATCCAGAACCTAGtgcccactgctgattactACCCTGAG AAAGCCTATGTGTTTACCTTCTTGCTGAGTGCACGTCTGTTCATCCCTCCTCCGGAGCTGCTGGCCAGGGTGTGTGAGCTGTgcatcaaacagcagcagctggatcAGAGCCCACTTGATACG GCAAAAGTGCGCAAATTTGGTCCCAAGATCCTGCAGCTGTTGACAGAGTGGACAGAGACATTTCCGACTGACTTCAGGGATGAGAAAATGGTCGAGCACCTTAAAGACATCATCCACAAGATAGCTTCATGTGATGAG GCATACTGGAAAACTTTAAACCAGGTGCTACAGAAGCTAAACCAGAGGCTGGCGCTGATGAGTCAGGGGGAAGAAAACATCGTCAAAGTATCCCTCAACGCCTCCTCTATCTCTGACAAGCTGGTGGCCTTCAAGACCAAACCTCCACCCATTCAGAAGGACATGATTTCCATCTGCAGTGATCCATACACGTTGGCACAGCAGCTCACCCATGTGGAGCTg gaaCATTTGAGTCGTATTGGACCAGAAGAGTTTGTTCAAGCATTTGTTCAGAAAGACACGCTAGATGGAACACAG CAGCCATGCTTCAGTGACCAGAAGAAGAAAACCTCTAACCTGGAGGCTTATGTCAGGTGGTTCAACAGACTGTGTTACCTTGTAGCTACCGAGATCTGCATG CCggcaaagaaaaagcaaagagcCCAGGTAATCGAGTTCTTTATCGATGTTGCGAGGGAGTGCTTCAACATTGGAAACTTCAACTCCCTTATGGCTATCATCT CTGGTATGAACATGAGTCCTGTGTCACGACTAAAGAAGACATGGGGCAAAGCCAAGACTGCCAAGTTTTACATTCTGGAG CATCAGATGGATCCTACAGGAAATTTTTACAACTACAGGACTGCCCTGAGGGGGGCTGCCCATCGCTCTCAGACCGCCAACAGCAACAGAGAAAGG ATTGTAATTCCCTTCTTCAGTCTTCTCATcaaagatatttattttctcaatgaAGGATGTGCCAATAGGCTCCCCAATGGCCACGTCAACTTTGAG AAATTTGTGGAGCTAGCACGACAGGTTGGGGAGTTTATGACTTGGAAACAGGTAGAGTGTCCTTTTGAAGAGGATCGGGTCATTCTACACTACCTCCACACTGCCCCAATCTTCAGCGAGGATG GACTCTACCTTGCATCATATGAGAGTGAGAGTCCAGAGAATCAGGTAGAGAAGGACAGATGGAAAGCACTCAG GTCAAATGTTCTGGCGAAGACATGA